The DNA window ATGTCAAGATTGGAAACTACTGAAGCTATAAAAACATTAGTCCAAAAGGGTTATGGAACTGCTTTGGTTCCATATAATTCAGTTAAAGATGAATTTGTAGCTAATGAACTTAATATATCTAGAATTGAAGATTATAATTTAGATTATAATATATATATGGTGAGAAAAAGTTCTGAAAATTTAACAAAAGATTTAAAGGAATTTATAAAGGGATTTAAAAATTTAGGTCCTAATATCTGTTGTTAATAGATAGGAGAAAGAGATTTATTATGAAAATTCCATTTAATATACCATTTTTAACTGGTAATGAAAAAAAATATATTGAAAAAGCCTTAGATAAAAAAGAATTAAGTGGAGATGGATTTTATACTCAGAAAGTATCAAATTTTTTAGAAAATAATTTCAATTTAAACAAGGTGTTCATGACTACTTCTGGAACTCATGCTCTTGAAATGGCTACTGAGCTAATTAATTTAGGAGAAGGCGATGAGGTTATCATACCTTCTTTTACTTTTACTTCTACAGCTAATTCTGTATTAATGAAAGGTGCTAAACCGGTATTTGCAGAAATAAAAGAAAACACTTTTAATATAGATCCTGCTTATCTCGAAAAATATGTTACTAAAAATACCAAAGCTATAATTCCTGTTCATTATGCAGGGGTAAGTTGTGAAATGAATGAAATTTTAAATTTTGCACAAAAAAACAATTTATATGTAATTGAAGATGCAGCTCATGCTGTGAATGCCAAATATAAAAATGAATATTTGGGTGGTTTAGGAGACTTTGGTTGTTATAGTTTTCATAGCACTAAAAATTATGTTAGTGGAGAAGGTGGAGCCCTCATAATTAATAATAAAAATAAAGATTTAGTGGAAAGAGCAGAAATTATAAGAGAAAAGGGAACAAATAGAAAAAAATTTTTGAAAGGTGAAGTTGATAAATATACCTGGGTTGAA is part of the Halanaerobiales bacterium genome and encodes:
- the rffA gene encoding dTDP-4-amino-4,6-dideoxygalactose transaminase; this encodes MKIPFNIPFLTGNEKKYIEKALDKKELSGDGFYTQKVSNFLENNFNLNKVFMTTSGTHALEMATELINLGEGDEVIIPSFTFTSTANSVLMKGAKPVFAEIKENTFNIDPAYLEKYVTKNTKAIIPVHYAGVSCEMNEILNFAQKNNLYVIEDAAHAVNAKYKNEYLGGLGDFGCYSFHSTKNYVSGEGGALIINNKNKDLVERAEIIREKGTNRKKFLKGEVDKYTWVEKGSSYLPSDLLMALLYAQLEKLEEIRNLREYVFEFYYKNLEKYLNENFLDHILSIPEDRVSNYHIFYLKFSSNNIRDFVLKELNKRGIAATFHYIPLHSSPMGKKIGYSKNELKITNEVSNTLLRLPIYPGLKDKELIYIIEKLEEIFKQL